Proteins from a genomic interval of Corvus moneduloides isolate bCorMon1 chromosome 6, bCorMon1.pri, whole genome shotgun sequence:
- the FRMD6 gene encoding FERM domain-containing protein 6 isoform X2 → MNKLPFHNNRVMQDRRSVCIFLPNDDSLNIIINVKILCQELLVQVCDLLRLKDCHLFGLSVIQNNEHVYMDLAQKLYKYCPKEWKKEASKVSGEVLHGELTAVRPPLSPSQGIDQFGPPMIIHFRVQYYVENGRLISDRTARYYYYWHLRKQVLHSQCVLREEAYFLLTAFALQADLGDFKRNKHYGKYFEPEAYFPAWVVAKRGKDYILKHVPNMHKDQFALTASEAHLKYIKEAVRLDDVAVHYYRLYKDKREVEASLTLGLTTRGIQIFQNLDEEKQLLYDFPWTNVGKLVFVGKKFEILPDGLPSARKLIYYTGCPLRSRHLLQLLSSSHRLYMNLQPVLRQVRRLEENEEKKQYRESYISDTLDLDMEQLEKRSRASGSSAGSIRHKRLSRHSTASHSSSHTSGIEADPKPREMGPEDGFSGTGAHRKLKTCSSMTSHGSSHTSGVESGGKDRLEEDSQDDEIEMLVDDPRELEQAGEMEVSPDMCVYITEDMLLSRKFNGHSGLIVKEISSSTSSSSETVVKLRGQSTDSLPQTTCRKPKTSTDRHSLSLDDIRLYQKDFLQLANLCQDTAQSFTFGCAHGLDEDGLYCNGCLAQQCINIQDTFPVKRTSKYFSLDLTHDEVPEFVV, encoded by the exons ATGAACAAGCTGCCCTTCCACAACAACAGAGTCATGCAGGACCGGCGCAGCGTGTGCATCTTCCTCCCCAACGACGACTCCCTCAACATCATCATCAAC GTGAAGATTTTGTGCCAAGAGTTACTGGTGCAGGTGTGTGACCTCCTGAGGCTGAAGGACTGTCACCTCTTCGGGCTCAGCGTCATCCAGA ACAATGAGCACGTGTACATGGACCTGGCCCAGAAACTCTACAAGTACTGCCCCAAGGAGTGGAAGAAGGAGGCCAGCAAGGTCAGCGGTGAGGTCTTGCATGGAGAGCTGACGGCAGTAAGGCCACCTCTGTCCCCGTCGCAG GGGATCGACCAGTTTGGGCCGCCGATGATCATCCACTTCCGAGTGCAGTACTACGTGGAGAACGGGCGGCTCATCAG tgacaggacagctCGGTACTACTACTACTGGCACCTGAGGAAGCAGGTGCTGCACTCGCAGTGTGTGCTGAGGGAGGAGGCCTATTTCCTGCTCACTGCCTTCGCCCTCCAAGCCGACCTGGGAGACTTCAAGAGGAACAAGCACTACGGGAAGTACTTCGAGCCCGAGGCCTATTTCCCTGCCTGG gtGGTTGCCAAGAGGGGCAAGGATTACATCCTGAAGCACGTGCCCAACATGCACAAGGACCAGTTTGCCCTGACGGCCTCGGAAGCTCATCTCAAGTACATCAAGGAGGCCGTCAGGCTGGACGATGTGGCCGTGCACTACTACAGGCTGTACAAG GACAAAAGGGAAGTGGAGGCTTCGCTGACGCTGGGGCTGACAACACGAGGCATCCAGATTTTCCAG AACTTggatgaggaaaagcagctgctctaCGACTTCCCATGGACAAATGTGGGCAAACTGGTTTTTGTG GGCAAGAAGTTCGAGATCCTGCCGGACGGGCTGCCCTCGGCCCGGAAGCTCATCTACTACACGGGCTGCCCGCTGCGCTCGCGccacctcctgcagctgctgagcagcagccaccGGCTCTACATGAACCTGCAGCCCGTGCTGCGCCAGGTCCGCCGGCTGGAGGAGAACGAGG AGAAGAAGCAGTACCGGGAATCCTACATCAGCGACACCCTGGACCTGGacatggagcagctggagaagcgCTCACGCGccagcggcagcagcgccggcaGCATCCGGCACAAGCGGCTGTCCCGGCATTCCACCgcctcccacagcagctcccacaccTCCGGCATCGAGGCCGACCCCAAACCCCGGGAGATGGGGCCCGAGGACGGATTCTCGGGCACCGGCGCCCACCGCAAGCTGAAGACGTGCAGCTCCATGACCAGCCATGGCAGCTCCCACACCTCCGGCGTGGAGAGCGGCGGGAAGGACCGGCTGGAGGAGGATTCCCAGGATGACG AAATCGAGATGCTGGTGGATGATCCCCGGGAGCTGGAGCAGGCCGGGGAGATGGAGGTGAGCCCCGACATGTGCGTCTACATCACCGAGGACATGCTGCTGTCCCGCAAGTTCAACGGGCACTCGG GACTCATCGTGAAGGAGATCAGCTcctccacctccagctcctcGGAGACGGTGGTGAAGCTGCGGGGGCAGAGCACCGATTCCTTACCCCAG ACGACGTGCAGGAAACCCAAGACGTCGACGGACCGGCACAGCCTGAGCCTGGATGACATCCGGCTCTACCAGAAGGACTTCTTGCAGTTGGccaacctgtgccaggacacGGCTCAGAGCTTCACCTTCGGCTGCGCCCACGGCCTGGATGAGGACGGGCTCTACTGCAACGGCTGCCTGGCCCAGCAGTGCATCAACATCCAGGACACCTTCCCGGTGAAAAGAACCAGCAAATATTTCTCCTTGGATCTGACCCACGACGAAGTCCCCGAGTTCGTGGTCTGA
- the FRMD6 gene encoding FERM domain-containing protein 6 isoform X1, translated as MNKLPFHNNRVMQDRRSVCIFLPNDDSLNIIINVKILCQELLVQVCDLLRLKDCHLFGLSVIQNNEHVYMDLAQKLYKYCPKEWKKEASKGIDQFGPPMIIHFRVQYYVENGRLISDRTARYYYYWHLRKQVLHSQCVLREEAYFLLTAFALQADLGDFKRNKHYGKYFEPEAYFPAWVVAKRGKDYILKHVPNMHKDQFALTASEAHLKYIKEAVRLDDVAVHYYRLYKDKREVEASLTLGLTTRGIQIFQNLDEEKQLLYDFPWTNVGKLVFVGKKFEILPDGLPSARKLIYYTGCPLRSRHLLQLLSSSHRLYMNLQPVLRQVRRLEENEEKKQYRESYISDTLDLDMEQLEKRSRASGSSAGSIRHKRLSRHSTASHSSSHTSGIEADPKPREMGPEDGFSGTGAHRKLKTCSSMTSHGSSHTSGVESGGKDRLEEDSQDDEIEMLVDDPRELEQAGEMEVSPDMCVYITEDMLLSRKFNGHSGLIVKEISSSTSSSSETVVKLRGQSTDSLPQTTCRKPKTSTDRHSLSLDDIRLYQKDFLQLANLCQDTAQSFTFGCAHGLDEDGLYCNGCLAQQCINIQDTFPVKRTSKYFSLDLTHDEVPEFVV; from the exons ATGAACAAGCTGCCCTTCCACAACAACAGAGTCATGCAGGACCGGCGCAGCGTGTGCATCTTCCTCCCCAACGACGACTCCCTCAACATCATCATCAAC GTGAAGATTTTGTGCCAAGAGTTACTGGTGCAGGTGTGTGACCTCCTGAGGCTGAAGGACTGTCACCTCTTCGGGCTCAGCGTCATCCAGA ACAATGAGCACGTGTACATGGACCTGGCCCAGAAACTCTACAAGTACTGCCCCAAGGAGTGGAAGAAGGAGGCCAGCAAG GGGATCGACCAGTTTGGGCCGCCGATGATCATCCACTTCCGAGTGCAGTACTACGTGGAGAACGGGCGGCTCATCAG tgacaggacagctCGGTACTACTACTACTGGCACCTGAGGAAGCAGGTGCTGCACTCGCAGTGTGTGCTGAGGGAGGAGGCCTATTTCCTGCTCACTGCCTTCGCCCTCCAAGCCGACCTGGGAGACTTCAAGAGGAACAAGCACTACGGGAAGTACTTCGAGCCCGAGGCCTATTTCCCTGCCTGG gtGGTTGCCAAGAGGGGCAAGGATTACATCCTGAAGCACGTGCCCAACATGCACAAGGACCAGTTTGCCCTGACGGCCTCGGAAGCTCATCTCAAGTACATCAAGGAGGCCGTCAGGCTGGACGATGTGGCCGTGCACTACTACAGGCTGTACAAG GACAAAAGGGAAGTGGAGGCTTCGCTGACGCTGGGGCTGACAACACGAGGCATCCAGATTTTCCAG AACTTggatgaggaaaagcagctgctctaCGACTTCCCATGGACAAATGTGGGCAAACTGGTTTTTGTG GGCAAGAAGTTCGAGATCCTGCCGGACGGGCTGCCCTCGGCCCGGAAGCTCATCTACTACACGGGCTGCCCGCTGCGCTCGCGccacctcctgcagctgctgagcagcagccaccGGCTCTACATGAACCTGCAGCCCGTGCTGCGCCAGGTCCGCCGGCTGGAGGAGAACGAGG AGAAGAAGCAGTACCGGGAATCCTACATCAGCGACACCCTGGACCTGGacatggagcagctggagaagcgCTCACGCGccagcggcagcagcgccggcaGCATCCGGCACAAGCGGCTGTCCCGGCATTCCACCgcctcccacagcagctcccacaccTCCGGCATCGAGGCCGACCCCAAACCCCGGGAGATGGGGCCCGAGGACGGATTCTCGGGCACCGGCGCCCACCGCAAGCTGAAGACGTGCAGCTCCATGACCAGCCATGGCAGCTCCCACACCTCCGGCGTGGAGAGCGGCGGGAAGGACCGGCTGGAGGAGGATTCCCAGGATGACG AAATCGAGATGCTGGTGGATGATCCCCGGGAGCTGGAGCAGGCCGGGGAGATGGAGGTGAGCCCCGACATGTGCGTCTACATCACCGAGGACATGCTGCTGTCCCGCAAGTTCAACGGGCACTCGG GACTCATCGTGAAGGAGATCAGCTcctccacctccagctcctcGGAGACGGTGGTGAAGCTGCGGGGGCAGAGCACCGATTCCTTACCCCAG ACGACGTGCAGGAAACCCAAGACGTCGACGGACCGGCACAGCCTGAGCCTGGATGACATCCGGCTCTACCAGAAGGACTTCTTGCAGTTGGccaacctgtgccaggacacGGCTCAGAGCTTCACCTTCGGCTGCGCCCACGGCCTGGATGAGGACGGGCTCTACTGCAACGGCTGCCTGGCCCAGCAGTGCATCAACATCCAGGACACCTTCCCGGTGAAAAGAACCAGCAAATATTTCTCCTTGGATCTGACCCACGACGAAGTCCCCGAGTTCGTGGTCTGA